One segment of Amycolatopsis alba DSM 44262 DNA contains the following:
- a CDS encoding SDR family oxidoreductase, translating into MIPVPKYPEGANLLRDKVVVVTAAAGTGIGSAVAKRALEEGARVVISDWHERRLGEKAAELGDVHAIPCDVTQEDQVRALIDGAAAHYGRIDVLVNNAGLGGTKSIVDMADEEWSRVIDVTLNGTFRATRAAVNRFIAQGGGGVIVNNASVIGWRAQAGQAHYAAAKAGVMALTRCAAVDVAEHGIRVNAVAPSLAMHPFLAKVTSEELLTELTAREVSGRAAEPWEVANVMVFLASEYSSYLTGEVLSVSSQHA; encoded by the coding sequence ACCGGGATCGGTTCCGCGGTGGCGAAGCGCGCGCTGGAGGAAGGCGCCCGCGTCGTGATCAGCGACTGGCATGAGCGGCGGCTCGGGGAGAAGGCGGCCGAACTAGGTGACGTCCACGCCATTCCCTGTGACGTCACGCAAGAAGACCAAGTGCGGGCGCTCATCGACGGAGCCGCCGCGCACTACGGCCGGATCGACGTGCTCGTCAACAACGCCGGCCTCGGCGGCACGAAGTCCATTGTGGACATGGCCGACGAAGAGTGGTCGCGGGTCATCGACGTGACCCTCAACGGCACCTTCCGCGCGACGAGGGCCGCGGTGAACCGGTTCATCGCGCAGGGCGGCGGCGGGGTCATCGTCAACAACGCCTCGGTGATCGGCTGGCGTGCGCAGGCCGGACAGGCGCACTACGCGGCGGCGAAGGCGGGCGTCATGGCGCTCACCCGCTGCGCGGCCGTCGACGTCGCCGAGCACGGCATCCGGGTTAACGCCGTCGCGCCGAGCCTGGCGATGCATCCGTTCCTGGCCAAGGTGACCAGCGAGGAACTGCTCACCGAACTCACCGCCCGCGAGGTCTCGGGGAGGGCGGCGGAACCCTGGGAAGTGGCGAATGTGATGGTGTTCCTCGCCAGTGAGTACTCGTCGTACCTCACCGGCGAGGTCTTGTCCGTGAGTTCCCAGCATGCGTGA